Genomic DNA from Panthera leo isolate Ple1 chromosome A1, P.leo_Ple1_pat1.1, whole genome shotgun sequence:
tttcatggaaaacaaaaaagaaccataAATAAAATCTCATTGACTTCTCAGAAATTTATGTCTTCCATGATCATAAAGTTTTTATGAATGGATAATCTACACTACGCATATAAGCTGACTAGTTTCTCTAACCTCATTATATGACTTGAGAaagttctcatatttttatttttttaatgtttatttatttttgagacagagacagagactgagcaggggaggggcagagagagagggagacacagaatccgaaacaggctccaggctctgagctgtcagcacagagcctgacgccaggctggaacccacaaactgtgagatcctgacctgagctgaagtcggatgcttaactgactgagccacccaggtgccctgagaaaactctcatatttttaacatgtaaCTTACTATGTCTGTGAACCACACATTCTTCATTAACAACAAActtgaatttatataaataaattttaaaaagaaaataattcatctaACATAAAATAATCATATCAAGATAAAACAATGCTTTAATATATCCagtctaaaaatgaaattatgaccAGAGAAACAATTGCCTCTTGCTTAGGCAATTTGGTAGAAGTGGTGACTTAGGGAAGGAAGTGCTTGATGTTTCTATAACACAATCACAGCCATTTGTCACTTCTTGTATTCCTTGCAGTAAACATTTATCATGGCATGGGAGAATCAGACCTTCAACTCAGACTTTATCCTGGTAGGAATCTTCAATGACAGCCCCACTCACATCTTCCTTTTCTCACTGGTCTTGGGCATCTTCACAGTGGCCTTCATGGGAAACACTACTATGGTTCTCCTCATCTGCCTGGACAACCagctccacacccccatgtacttcctTCTCAGCCAACTCTCCCTCATGGACCTCATGCTCATCTGCACCACTGTACCCAAGATGGTTTTCAACTACTTGTCTGGCAGGAAGTCCATCTCTCTGGCTGGTTGTGGAGCCCAGATATTCTTATATGTGTCTCTGCTTGGAGCAGAATGTTTCCTGTTGGCTTCAATGGCTTATGACCGTTATGTTGCCATTTGCCACCCATTAAGATACTCAATTCTCATGAACCAGAAAATATGTGGTCTCATGGCAGCTTTTTCATGGATTCTTGGCTCACTTGATGGTATAATTGAAACTGCAGTTGCATTGTCTTTCTCATATTGTGGTGCCCGAGAAATACCCCACTTTTTCTGTGATGTCCCTGCCCTTCTCACTCTCTCATGCACTAACACATTGTTATTTGAAAGGATGATATTTATATGCTGTATTATTATGCTTCTTTTCCCTGTAGCAGTAATCATTGCTTCCTATGGTCATGTTATTGTGGCTGTCATTCACATGGGATATGGAGAGGGCCCACGTAAAGCTTTTGGCACCTGTTCCTCTCACCTCATGGTAGTAGGAATGTATTACGGAGCAGCCATGTTCATATACATGCGGCCCAGTTCAGATCGTACCCCCACCCAGGACAAATTCGTGTCTGTCTTCTACACTATCCTTACTCCCATGCTGAATCCTCTCATCTATAGCCTCCGCAACAAGGATGTGGCCAGAGCATTCATGAAGGTGTTAGGAAGGGGTAGGTCTGGAGAGCAAATCGCCTGATAATCTTTACGCTTTGTTTTTTCCCAGTACCTTCTTTGCTTTATGCTTAAATCTGTGTATTCAATCAATCCAATTAAGTAACTAATATTTCCTGATATTTGTAGATTTATATGCAACAACAAAGattttagaaattgaaaaattgttttcattttttcttcaaatagtttcAAGTTTTATGGTAGTTTGAAGCTATGGCTATAAGGAAATCATTTAGTACAAAAAAATCTGCAa
This window encodes:
- the LOC122199694 gene encoding olfactory receptor 2M3-like, with product MAWENQTFNSDFILVGIFNDSPTHIFLFSLVLGIFTVAFMGNTTMVLLICLDNQLHTPMYFLLSQLSLMDLMLICTTVPKMVFNYLSGRKSISLAGCGAQIFLYVSLLGAECFLLASMAYDRYVAICHPLRYSILMNQKICGLMAAFSWILGSLDGIIETAVALSFSYCGAREIPHFFCDVPALLTLSCTNTLLFERMIFICCIIMLLFPVAVIIASYGHVIVAVIHMGYGEGPRKAFGTCSSHLMVVGMYYGAAMFIYMRPSSDRTPTQDKFVSVFYTILTPMLNPLIYSLRNKDVARAFMKVLGRGRSGEQIA